In Streptomyces sp. SID8374, one genomic interval encodes:
- a CDS encoding helix-turn-helix domain-containing protein has protein sequence MAADNERPLNEVRFLTVAEVASVMRVSKMTVYRLVHSGHLPAIRVGRSFRVPEQAVHAYLRESFVGVESA, from the coding sequence ATGGCTGCTGACAACGAGAGGCCTCTCAACGAGGTCAGGTTTCTGACCGTGGCGGAAGTCGCCTCGGTCATGCGAGTGTCGAAGATGACCGTGTACCGCTTGGTGCACAGCGGTCATCTGCCGGCGATCCGGGTGGGAAGGTCCTTCCGGGTGCCGGAGCAAGCGGTTCACGCGTATCTCCGCGAGTCCTTTGTGGGGGTGGAATCAGCCTGA
- a CDS encoding DUF5667 domain-containing protein yields the protein MIANVSAHRRANAFAQALEEQTPQGAAAVQPEEPADQADRGPLLALANGLGELPKPQLDPEVKVVQRAQLVAAMEAMFAEGGASTGPTVPVQRSKGAHRASPLRKLRPRSRWAKGLTAGGLTVGVAAGAFGGVAAASSDALPGDSLYGLKRGMEDISLGMAKGDADRGEVYLDQASTRLSEARRLMERGRAGELDHESLGAVRRALNGMSHDASEGHRLLHSAYQRDGSIGPIQTLDTFSRSHRATWSSLRDRLPVQLTDIRDQVSSVFEAIEDDVAPLQSLLPRPPGGSEDTGRTDTTTPDTGSPRTDDPAPAPPSHSEGRPDSSTAPKPSGPSGSSGSSGATPDDGLLGGGTDGLLDELPTDGLTQPSPEGRPSTPPRPAPDVTLPPLLPGLLPGLGIDGENLKPKP from the coding sequence GTGATCGCAAACGTTTCGGCACACCGGCGGGCGAACGCCTTCGCCCAGGCCCTGGAGGAGCAGACCCCCCAGGGTGCGGCGGCCGTACAGCCCGAGGAGCCGGCCGACCAGGCCGACCGCGGACCGCTGTTGGCCCTGGCGAACGGCCTCGGTGAGCTACCGAAGCCGCAGTTGGACCCCGAGGTCAAAGTGGTGCAGCGAGCCCAGCTCGTCGCGGCCATGGAGGCCATGTTCGCCGAGGGCGGCGCATCGACGGGCCCTACGGTGCCCGTACAACGGAGCAAGGGGGCCCACCGGGCCTCGCCACTGCGCAAACTGCGTCCCCGCTCCCGCTGGGCGAAGGGGCTCACCGCCGGTGGCCTCACCGTGGGTGTGGCAGCCGGGGCGTTCGGCGGAGTGGCCGCTGCCAGCTCCGACGCCCTGCCCGGTGACTCGCTGTACGGGCTCAAGCGCGGGATGGAGGACATCAGCCTCGGCATGGCCAAGGGCGACGCCGACCGCGGCGAGGTCTACCTCGACCAGGCGTCCACCCGGCTCAGCGAGGCCCGCAGACTCATGGAGCGCGGCCGCGCCGGCGAGCTGGACCACGAATCCCTCGGCGCCGTCAGACGCGCGCTCAACGGCATGTCCCACGACGCCTCCGAGGGCCACCGCCTGCTCCACTCCGCGTACCAGCGCGACGGCTCCATCGGCCCCATCCAGACCCTGGACACCTTCTCCCGCTCGCACCGCGCCACCTGGAGCAGCCTCCGCGACCGGCTCCCCGTCCAGCTCACCGACATCCGCGACCAGGTCAGCTCCGTCTTCGAAGCCATAGAGGACGACGTCGCCCCGCTCCAGTCCCTCCTCCCCCGCCCCCCGGGCGGCAGCGAGGACACCGGACGCACCGACACCACCACCCCGGACACCGGATCCCCCCGGACCGACGACCCCGCCCCCGCGCCCCCCTCCCACTCCGAGGGCCGCCCCGACTCCAGCACCGCACCGAAGCCTTCCGGCCCCTCGGGCTCCTCCGGCTCCTCCGGCGCGACCCCGGACGACGGCCTCCTCGGCGGCGGTACCGACGGGTTGCTGGACGAGCTCCCCACGGACGGGCTCACCCAGCCGTCGCCGGAGGGCCGCCCCAGCACCCCGCCCCGCCCCGCCCCGGACGTCACCCTCCCCCCGCTGCTCCCTGGGCTCCTCCCCGGCCTCGGGATCGACGGGGAGAACCTCAAGCCCAAGCCGTAG
- a CDS encoding redox-sensing transcriptional repressor Rex has protein sequence MATGRTHRPATRSRGIPEATVARLPLYLRALTALSERSVPTVSSEELATAAGVNSAKLRKDFSYLGSYGTRGVGYDVEYLVYQISRELGLTQDWPVAIVGIGNLGAALANYGGFASRGFRVAALIDADPAMAGTPVAGIAVQHTDDLDRIISDNGVSIGVITTPPGAAQQVCDRLVAAGVTSILNFAPTVLSVPEGVDVRKVDLSIELQILAFHEQRKAGEDAPVEGEDPEAPPMRATPASRKGPDGDMPAVMPA, from the coding sequence GTGGCAACTGGCCGAACTCACCGACCGGCGACCCGTAGCCGAGGAATTCCCGAGGCCACCGTCGCCCGACTTCCGCTGTACCTGCGCGCACTCACCGCGCTCTCCGAGCGATCCGTTCCCACGGTCTCCTCCGAGGAGCTGGCCACCGCGGCCGGGGTCAACTCCGCGAAGCTGCGCAAGGACTTCAGCTACCTGGGGTCCTACGGCACCCGCGGTGTCGGGTACGACGTCGAGTATCTCGTCTACCAGATCTCCCGCGAGCTCGGCCTCACCCAGGACTGGCCGGTCGCCATCGTCGGCATCGGCAACCTCGGCGCGGCCCTCGCCAACTACGGCGGCTTCGCCTCCCGCGGCTTCCGGGTCGCCGCGCTGATCGACGCCGACCCCGCCATGGCCGGTACGCCGGTGGCCGGGATCGCCGTCCAGCACACGGACGACCTGGACCGGATCATCAGCGACAACGGTGTGTCCATCGGCGTAATCACCACCCCGCCCGGCGCCGCCCAGCAGGTCTGCGACCGGCTCGTGGCCGCCGGAGTGACCTCCATCCTGAACTTCGCGCCGACCGTCCTCTCGGTGCCCGAGGGCGTCGACGTACGCAAGGTCGACCTCTCCATCGAATTGCAGATCCTGGCGTTCCACGAGCAGCGCAAGGCCGGTGAGGACGCGCCCGTGGAGGGCGAGGACCCCGAGGCCCCGCCGATGCGTGCCACGCCCGCGAGCCGGAAGGGACCCGACGGGGACATGCCCGCCGTGATGCCGGCATGA
- a CDS encoding ECF subfamily RNA polymerase sigma factor, BldN family codes for MYPHVGVDASGLATLRASVIDRLRGFVPTAYAVPAFATPAPAGPCYAMAERSAAVGRRSTRAASTTSTVRRPTADSDSARMMDLVERAQAGEADAFGRLYDQYSDTVYRYIYYRVGGKATAEDLTSETFLRALRRISTFTWQGRDFGAWLVTIARNLVADHFKSSRFRLEVTTGEMLDANEVARSPEDSVLESLSNAALLQAVRRLNPQQQECVTLRFLQGLSVAETARVMGKNEGAIKTLQYRAVRTLARLLPDDAR; via the coding sequence GTGTACCCACACGTCGGGGTTGACGCCTCGGGCCTGGCTACGCTGCGTGCATCGGTCATTGACCGCCTGCGCGGCTTCGTCCCCACCGCGTACGCCGTCCCCGCCTTTGCCACCCCTGCACCCGCCGGCCCGTGCTACGCCATGGCCGAACGCAGTGCGGCGGTCGGAAGACGCAGCACCCGCGCCGCCTCGACCACGTCGACCGTCCGCCGTCCCACGGCCGACAGCGACAGCGCGCGCATGATGGATCTCGTCGAGCGCGCACAGGCCGGTGAGGCCGACGCCTTCGGCCGCCTGTACGACCAGTACAGCGACACCGTGTACCGGTACATCTACTACCGCGTGGGCGGCAAGGCGACCGCGGAGGACCTCACCAGTGAGACCTTCCTCCGCGCGCTGCGCCGTATCTCCACGTTCACCTGGCAGGGCCGCGACTTCGGCGCCTGGCTGGTCACCATCGCCCGCAACCTGGTCGCCGACCACTTCAAATCCAGTCGGTTCCGGCTGGAAGTGACCACCGGCGAAATGCTGGACGCCAACGAGGTGGCGCGCTCCCCCGAGGACTCCGTCCTGGAGTCCCTCTCCAACGCCGCACTGCTCCAGGCCGTGCGCCGACTCAATCCGCAGCAGCAGGAGTGCGTGACCCTGCGCTTCCTCCAGGGCCTCTCGGTCGCCGAGACGGCCCGGGTGATGGGAAAGAACGAGGGCGCGATCAAGACCTTGCAGTACCGCGCCGTCCGGACGCTCGCCCGGCTCCTGCCGGACGACGCCCGCTGA
- a CDS encoding phosphatase, whose protein sequence is MLSTGALRAHLLAARLAGPVATSRENSLRSYRLFAARDPRVMLGLAPERAWGEPEVLRLMAERCGVSADPAHVSGPDAIDPERTVAALDAFAERLGRVASLRAPVLLGTGHPHRLLGFYAGLADALSSAGCPVLTPAQGRCIDITTRFGVRTYNLDYVRGVALVREPGGRPTGGETGAHTHSPLPVRVALQDAAERYGVLPELVIGDHGWVCGAGQLGIEAIGPADTDDPALFVGEAEGRVSVVVPLDDGVRSHYYRPLTRYVLHRAGLSS, encoded by the coding sequence GTGTTGAGCACCGGGGCGTTGCGCGCCCATCTGCTGGCGGCCCGGCTGGCCGGGCCCGTGGCCACGTCGCGCGAGAACAGTCTGCGCAGCTACCGGCTGTTCGCCGCGCGCGATCCTCGGGTGATGCTCGGGCTGGCGCCCGAGCGGGCCTGGGGCGAGCCGGAGGTGCTGCGGCTGATGGCCGAGCGGTGCGGGGTCTCGGCCGATCCCGCGCATGTGTCGGGTCCGGACGCGATCGATCCCGAGCGGACGGTGGCGGCGCTGGACGCGTTCGCGGAACGGCTGGGGCGGGTGGCGTCGCTGCGGGCCCCGGTGCTGCTGGGGACCGGGCATCCGCACCGGCTGCTGGGGTTCTACGCCGGGCTGGCAGACGCCTTGTCGTCGGCGGGATGTCCTGTCCTCACCCCGGCGCAGGGGCGATGTATCGACATAACGACCCGGTTCGGCGTACGCACGTACAACCTGGACTACGTACGGGGGGTCGCGCTGGTCCGCGAGCCCGGGGGGCGCCCCACAGGTGGTGAAACCGGCGCACACACGCATTCGCCGCTGCCGGTCCGGGTGGCGCTCCAGGACGCGGCGGAGCGGTACGGGGTGCTTCCGGAGCTGGTGATCGGGGACCACGGGTGGGTCTGCGGCGCAGGTCAGCTCGGTATCGAGGCGATCGGGCCGGCGGATACGGACGATCCCGCGCTCTTCGTCGGGGAGGCCGAGGGGCGGGTTTCGGTCGTCGTGCCTCTCGACGACGGGGTCCGCTCGCACTACTACCGGCCGCTGACGCGCTATGTGCTCCACCGGGCGGGCCTGTCCTCGTAA
- a CDS encoding glutaredoxin family protein — translation MSPLLRRTKKKPAERVVTLVGKPGCHLCEDARAVVSEVCQETGASWVEKDITEDEELYKLYWEQIPVVLIDGEQHTFWRVDPARLRKALGA, via the coding sequence ATGAGTCCTCTGCTGCGCCGTACGAAGAAGAAGCCCGCCGAGCGGGTGGTCACCCTGGTCGGCAAGCCCGGCTGCCATCTGTGCGAGGACGCGCGGGCGGTGGTGAGCGAGGTCTGTCAGGAGACCGGTGCGTCGTGGGTGGAGAAGGACATCACCGAGGACGAGGAGCTGTACAAGCTGTACTGGGAGCAGATTCCGGTGGTGCTGATCGATGGCGAACAGCACACGTTCTGGCGGGTGGACCCGGCGAGGCTGCGCAAGGCACTGGGGGCCTGA
- a CDS encoding HAD-IB family hydrolase has product MAALGWLTPRRRSATARSVLAGEAAAEAARKTSAEDESALLTRAPEEAPEEPAFPVAGDDRAAAFFDLDNTVMQGAAIFHFGRGLYKRKFFERRELTRFAWQQAWFRLAGVEDPEHMQDARDSALSIVKGHRVSELMSIGEEIYDEYMADRIWPGTRALAQAHLDAGQRVWLVTAAPVETATIIARRLGLTGALGTVAESVDGVYTGRLVGEPLHGPAKAEAVRALAAAEGLDLERCAAYSDSHNDIPMLSLVGHPYAINPDTKLRKHARALDWRLRDYRTGRKAAKVGIPAAAGVGALAGGTAAALALHRRRR; this is encoded by the coding sequence ATGGCCGCTCTTGGATGGCTCACACCCCGTAGGCGTTCCGCGACTGCACGGAGCGTCCTGGCAGGCGAGGCCGCGGCCGAGGCCGCACGGAAGACCTCGGCCGAGGACGAATCCGCCCTTCTGACCAGAGCTCCTGAAGAGGCGCCCGAGGAGCCCGCGTTCCCCGTCGCCGGGGACGACCGCGCCGCCGCCTTCTTCGACCTCGACAACACCGTCATGCAGGGCGCCGCGATCTTCCACTTCGGCCGGGGCCTGTACAAGCGGAAGTTCTTCGAGCGCCGCGAACTCACCCGGTTCGCCTGGCAGCAGGCCTGGTTCCGGCTGGCCGGCGTCGAGGACCCCGAGCACATGCAGGACGCCCGCGACAGCGCCCTGTCCATCGTCAAGGGCCACCGCGTCTCCGAGCTGATGTCCATCGGCGAGGAGATCTACGACGAGTACATGGCCGACCGCATCTGGCCCGGCACCCGCGCCCTGGCCCAGGCCCACCTGGACGCCGGCCAGCGCGTCTGGCTGGTCACCGCCGCCCCCGTCGAGACGGCCACCATCATCGCCCGCCGCCTGGGCCTGACCGGCGCGCTCGGCACCGTCGCCGAATCGGTCGACGGCGTCTACACCGGCCGCCTGGTGGGCGAGCCCCTGCACGGCCCCGCCAAGGCCGAAGCCGTACGTGCCCTGGCGGCGGCCGAGGGCCTGGACCTGGAGCGGTGCGCCGCCTACAGCGACTCGCACAACGACATCCCGATGCTCTCGCTGGTCGGCCACCCCTACGCGATCAACCCGGACACCAAGCTCCGCAAGCACGCCCGCGCCCTGGACTGGCGGCTGCGCGACTACCGCACCGGCCGCAAGGCGGCCAAGGTCGGCATCCCCGCCGCGGCCGGGGTCGGCGCACTGGCGGGCGGCACCGCCGCGGCCCTCGCCCTGCACCGCCGCCGCCGCTGA
- a CDS encoding glutamyl-tRNA reductase, giving the protein MSLLVVGLSHRSAPVSVLERASLAADTQAKLLQDTLAAEPATEAAVLATCNRIELYADVDKFHAGVAELSTLLAQHSGVGLDELTPYLYVHYEDRAVHHLFSVACGLDSMVVGEGQILGQIKDALARGQELHTAGRLLNDLFQQALRVGKRAHSETGIDRAGQSLVSFGLQQLAAGADPGLWAQGKRALVIGAGSMSSLAAATLARTGVAEIVVANRTRSRADRLVEILQQGDDTTVRAHAVEMSAVGDELTRADVVVSCTGATGLVLTADALADALGVTLDTPAEPETVTAAPAPADVDQHAAWVENGSATSAPAAAPRRVTLPAQSTGPVKLALLDLAMPRDIDGAAHRIDGVRLVDIESLADASADAPMAADVDQVRTIVADEVAAFGAAQRAAHVAPTVVALRTMAADVVAGEIARLDGRLPDLDEKQRAEITQTVRRVVDKLLHAPTVRVKQLASEPGGAGYADALRELFDLDPQTVAAVSRADLNDPNRGRS; this is encoded by the coding sequence ATGAGCCTCCTCGTCGTCGGACTGAGCCACCGCAGCGCCCCCGTCTCCGTACTGGAGCGGGCCTCCCTCGCTGCCGACACCCAGGCCAAGCTGCTCCAGGACACCCTCGCCGCGGAACCCGCGACCGAGGCCGCCGTGCTGGCCACCTGCAACCGCATCGAGTTGTACGCGGACGTGGACAAGTTCCACGCGGGCGTCGCCGAGCTCTCCACCCTGCTCGCCCAGCACAGCGGCGTCGGGCTGGACGAGCTCACTCCGTATCTCTATGTGCACTACGAGGACCGCGCCGTCCACCACCTCTTCTCGGTGGCCTGCGGACTGGACTCGATGGTCGTCGGCGAGGGCCAGATCCTCGGCCAGATCAAGGACGCGCTCGCGCGCGGCCAGGAGCTGCACACCGCCGGACGGCTGCTGAACGACCTCTTCCAGCAGGCCCTGCGGGTCGGCAAGCGCGCCCACAGCGAGACCGGGATCGACCGGGCCGGGCAGTCGCTCGTCTCCTTCGGACTCCAGCAGCTCGCCGCCGGCGCCGACCCGGGCCTGTGGGCCCAGGGCAAGCGCGCCCTGGTGATCGGCGCCGGCTCCATGTCCTCGCTGGCCGCCGCCACCCTGGCCCGTACCGGCGTCGCCGAGATCGTCGTCGCCAACCGGACCCGCTCCCGCGCCGACCGGCTGGTGGAGATCCTCCAGCAGGGCGACGACACCACCGTCCGCGCGCACGCAGTCGAGATGTCGGCGGTCGGTGACGAACTGACACGTGCCGACGTCGTCGTCTCCTGCACCGGCGCCACCGGCCTCGTCCTCACCGCCGACGCCCTGGCCGACGCCCTCGGCGTCACCCTGGACACCCCGGCCGAGCCGGAGACCGTGACGGCCGCCCCGGCCCCTGCCGATGTCGACCAGCACGCCGCCTGGGTGGAGAACGGTTCCGCCACCTCCGCCCCGGCCGCCGCGCCGCGCCGCGTCACGCTGCCCGCGCAGTCCACCGGACCGGTGAAGCTCGCCCTCCTCGACCTCGCCATGCCGCGCGACATCGACGGCGCCGCCCACCGCATCGATGGGGTCCGCCTCGTCGACATCGAGTCGCTCGCCGACGCCTCGGCCGACGCCCCGATGGCCGCCGACGTGGACCAGGTGCGCACGATCGTCGCCGACGAGGTGGCCGCCTTCGGCGCCGCCCAGCGCGCCGCCCATGTCGCCCCGACCGTGGTCGCCCTGCGCACCATGGCCGCCGACGTGGTCGCCGGCGAGATCGCCCGGCTGGACGGCCGCCTCCCCGACCTGGACGAGAAACAGCGCGCCGAGATCACCCAGACCGTGCGCCGCGTCGTCGACAAACTCCTGCACGCGCCCACCGTGCGGGTCAAGCAGCTGGCCAGCGAGCCCGGCGGTGCCGGGTACGCGGACGCGCTGCGCGAACTCTTCGACCTCGACCCGCAGACGGTGGCCGCCGTCTCCCGGGCAGACCTGAACGACCCGAATAGAGGGCGGTCATGA
- a CDS encoding AURKAIP1/COX24 domain-containing protein → MGSVIKKRRKRMAKKKHRKLLKRTRVQRRNKK, encoded by the coding sequence GTGGGCTCTGTTATCAAGAAGCGGCGTAAGCGGATGGCCAAGAAGAAGCACCGCAAGCTGCTCAAGCGCACGCGCGTTCAGCGTCGCAACAAGAAGTAA
- a CDS encoding acetoin utilization protein AcuC, with amino-acid sequence MSGRTQLMWDDAVTGYDFGESHPMDPVRLALTMGLVRAFGLDQAVDLRAAKAVGDSTLRLVHRQDYVSAVRAASADPRAADQDYGLGTVDDPAFAGMHEVSALIAGLSVGAAEAVWRGETAHAVNFTGGLHHAMPGAAAGFCIYNDPALAIARLLELGAERVAYVDVDVHHGDGVQAAFWEDPRVLTISLHEHPRTLFPQTGWPEETGAGAGEGSAVNLALPAGTGDAGWLRAFHAVVPELLADFRPQVLVTQHGADTHFEDPLAHLAVSLDAQRAVMESCHELAHRYAEGGRWVALGGGGYAVVDVVPRSWTHLVAIAAHAPVDPESVVPPSWRDLVYARTRQLGPGRMTDGRTPSWKSWEDGYDPADRLDQAVIATRKAAFPLRGLLA; translated from the coding sequence ATGAGCGGCCGCACACAGCTGATGTGGGATGACGCAGTTACGGGATACGACTTCGGGGAGAGCCACCCCATGGACCCGGTCCGGCTGGCCCTGACGATGGGGCTGGTGCGGGCGTTCGGGCTGGATCAGGCGGTGGATCTGCGGGCGGCGAAGGCCGTGGGGGACTCGACCCTGCGGCTCGTGCACCGGCAGGACTACGTGTCCGCCGTACGGGCCGCCTCCGCCGATCCCCGGGCCGCCGACCAGGATTACGGGCTCGGGACCGTCGACGATCCGGCGTTCGCCGGGATGCACGAGGTGTCCGCACTGATCGCCGGTCTTTCGGTCGGTGCCGCCGAGGCCGTGTGGCGGGGCGAGACCGCGCACGCGGTGAACTTCACCGGGGGGCTGCATCACGCCATGCCGGGCGCGGCCGCCGGGTTCTGCATCTACAACGATCCGGCCCTCGCCATCGCCCGGCTGCTGGAGCTGGGCGCCGAGCGGGTCGCGTACGTCGATGTGGACGTCCACCACGGGGACGGGGTCCAGGCCGCGTTCTGGGAGGACCCGAGGGTTCTGACCATCTCCCTGCACGAGCACCCCCGGACCCTCTTCCCGCAGACCGGGTGGCCGGAGGAGACCGGGGCCGGGGCCGGGGAGGGTTCCGCGGTGAACCTGGCGCTGCCCGCCGGGACCGGGGACGCCGGGTGGCTGCGGGCGTTCCACGCCGTCGTGCCCGAGCTGCTGGCCGATTTCCGGCCGCAGGTGCTCGTCACCCAGCACGGGGCCGATACGCACTTCGAGGACCCGCTCGCCCATCTCGCCGTCTCCCTGGACGCTCAGCGCGCGGTGATGGAGTCCTGTCACGAGCTGGCCCACCGGTACGCCGAGGGCGGGCGGTGGGTGGCGCTCGGCGGGGGCGGGTACGCGGTGGTGGACGTCGTACCCCGGTCGTGGACGCATCTGGTGGCGATCGCCGCGCACGCTCCCGTCGACCCGGAGTCCGTGGTGCCGCCGTCGTGGCGCGATCTCGTCTACGCCCGTACGCGGCAGTTGGGCCCCGGCCGGATGACCGACGGGCGTACGCCCTCCTGGAAGTCCTGGGAGGACGGGTACGACCCGGCGGACCGGCTGGACCAGGCGGTCATCGCGACCCGTAAGGCGGCGTTCCCGCTGCGGGGGCTGCTCGCCTGA
- a CDS encoding NAD-dependent epimerase/dehydratase family protein, translated as MGKVVLVTGVARQLGGRFVRRVQREPGVDRVIAVDAVAPAHPLGDAEFVRADIRQSALARILAEYAVDTVVHLDVSGKALGAGGRTAIKETNVIGTMQLLGACQKSPTVQRLVVKSSTSVYGSAPRDPAVFTETTPPKSLPSGGFAKDAVEVEGYVRGFARRRPDVAVCVLRFANILGPRPDSPLADYLSLPVLPTVFGYDPRLQFVHEDDVVDVLRIAAGEPRRGTLNSGTFNIAGDGVLLLSQCSRRLGKPTVPLLLPAVTWVGSALRTIGMTDFSPEQIRLLTHGRVVSTVQMRETLGFRPEFTTAETFAEFARSRGPGLLPPETVGRAVDRLAELPLPGGAGPRERGAGAVQTTHGAR; from the coding sequence TTGGGGAAGGTCGTCCTCGTCACAGGAGTGGCCCGGCAGCTGGGGGGCCGCTTCGTCCGGCGCGTCCAGCGGGAGCCGGGTGTGGACCGGGTGATCGCCGTGGACGCGGTCGCGCCCGCGCATCCGCTGGGGGACGCGGAGTTCGTCCGCGCGGACATCCGGCAGTCGGCCCTGGCGCGGATCCTGGCCGAGTACGCCGTCGACACGGTCGTGCACCTGGACGTCTCCGGCAAGGCGCTCGGCGCCGGCGGCCGGACGGCGATCAAGGAGACCAACGTCATCGGCACCATGCAGCTGCTCGGTGCCTGCCAGAAGTCGCCGACCGTGCAGCGGCTCGTGGTGAAGTCCAGCACAAGCGTGTACGGGTCGGCGCCCCGCGATCCGGCGGTGTTCACCGAGACCACCCCGCCCAAGTCGCTGCCGAGCGGCGGGTTCGCGAAGGACGCGGTGGAGGTCGAGGGGTACGTACGGGGCTTCGCCCGCCGCCGGCCGGACGTCGCGGTCTGCGTGCTGCGGTTCGCCAACATCCTGGGGCCGCGGCCGGACTCGCCGCTGGCGGACTATCTGTCGCTGCCGGTCCTGCCGACGGTCTTCGGCTACGACCCCCGGCTCCAGTTCGTGCACGAGGACGATGTCGTCGACGTCCTGAGGATCGCCGCGGGTGAGCCCCGGCGCGGGACGCTGAACAGCGGGACCTTCAACATCGCCGGGGACGGTGTGCTGTTGCTCTCCCAGTGTTCGCGGCGGCTGGGGAAGCCGACGGTGCCCCTGCTGCTGCCGGCGGTCACCTGGGTCGGCTCGGCGCTCCGTACGATCGGGATGACCGACTTCTCGCCGGAGCAGATCCGGCTGCTGACCCACGGGCGGGTGGTCTCGACCGTGCAGATGCGCGAGACCCTCGGTTTCCGGCCGGAGTTCACCACGGCCGAGACCTTCGCGGAGTTCGCGCGGAGCCGGGGTCCGGGGCTGCTGCCGCCGGAGACGGTGGGCAGGGCGGTGGACCGGCTGGCGGAGCTGCCGCTGCCGGGGGGTGCCGGGCCGCGGGAGCGCGGGGCCGGTGCGGTACAGACGACTCACGGCGCCAGGTAG
- a CDS encoding lysophospholipid acyltransferase family protein has product MADAKVIPFDDDRSRSGGGSRPARRRTGNGSGGRGDGSTAPVSALPGGRLPEPPESAPEAAEGAAEGAQEPRQSQEAQEVSPDGSGGGWDRRIAGGLAFLRRRVTGDYEVDEFGYDKELTDQVLMSALRPLADKYFRVEVKGIENIPSDGGALIVANHSGTLPLDGLMLQVAVHDNHPAERHLRLLAADLVFHLPVVNELARKAGHTLACAEDAQRLLELGEIVGVMPEGFKGIGKPFGDRYKLQRFGRGGFVSTALRAGAPIVPCSIVGAEEIYPMIGNAKTLARLLGFPYFPITPTFPWLGPLGAVPLPTKWTIQFGEPIPTDGYPPEAAEDPMLMFNLTDQVREQIQHTLYKLLVQRRSVFF; this is encoded by the coding sequence ATGGCGGACGCCAAGGTCATTCCGTTCGACGACGACCGTTCGCGGTCCGGTGGCGGCTCGCGTCCGGCCCGGCGCCGGACCGGGAACGGCAGCGGTGGGCGGGGCGACGGCTCCACGGCCCCTGTGAGCGCCCTGCCGGGCGGGCGGCTGCCCGAGCCGCCGGAGAGCGCTCCGGAGGCCGCGGAGGGGGCTGCGGAGGGGGCACAGGAGCCCCGGCAGTCCCAGGAGGCCCAGGAGGTTTCCCCGGACGGGTCCGGTGGCGGCTGGGACCGGCGGATCGCGGGCGGGCTGGCGTTCCTGCGGAGGCGGGTCACCGGCGACTACGAGGTCGACGAGTTCGGTTACGACAAGGAGCTCACCGACCAGGTCCTGATGTCGGCGCTGCGGCCGCTGGCGGACAAGTATTTCCGGGTCGAGGTGAAGGGCATCGAGAACATCCCGTCGGACGGCGGGGCGCTGATCGTGGCCAACCACTCCGGGACGCTGCCGCTGGACGGGCTGATGCTCCAGGTCGCGGTGCACGACAACCACCCGGCCGAGCGCCATCTGCGGCTGCTCGCCGCCGATCTGGTCTTCCACCTCCCCGTCGTCAACGAGCTGGCGCGCAAGGCCGGGCACACGCTGGCCTGTGCGGAGGACGCGCAGCGGCTGCTGGAGCTGGGCGAGATCGTCGGGGTGATGCCGGAGGGGTTCAAGGGGATCGGGAAGCCGTTCGGCGACCGGTACAAGCTCCAGCGGTTCGGGCGGGGCGGGTTCGTCTCGACGGCGCTGCGGGCGGGGGCGCCGATCGTGCCGTGCTCCATCGTGGGCGCCGAGGAGATCTATCCGATGATCGGCAACGCGAAGACGCTGGCGCGGCTGCTGGGCTTCCCGTACTTCCCGATCACGCCGACGTTCCCGTGGCTCGGTCCGCTGGGCGCGGTGCCGCTGCCGACGAAGTGGACGATCCAGTTCGGTGAGCCGATCCCGACGGACGGCTATCCGCCGGAGGCGGCGGAGGACCCGATGCTGATGTTCAACCTGACGGACCAGGTGCGGGAGCAGATCCAGCACACGCTGTACAAGCTGCTGGTGCAGCGGCGGTCGGTCTTCTTCTGA